The following coding sequences lie in one Apium graveolens cultivar Ventura unplaced genomic scaffold, ASM990537v1 ctg2198, whole genome shotgun sequence genomic window:
- the LOC141700350 gene encoding phloretin 4'-O-glucosyltransferase-like, with translation MNGKHFLLISLAAQSHINPTLQLAKILVRHGAKVTFATTSSGLSRLNNLPTLPGLSYASFSDGSEQRSSESEDGKKKVDINDYLSTLGRVGPQNLTNLLHQLSNDGSPVTFIVYTVVLPWVAEVARDLHIPSAFLFIQCAIAFTIFHRFFNSRDGLHAYKDDFRLDASIKLPNMTLFTSHDIPSFLLPGNDYHSSMTPIFREHIQTLEKDPTPCVLINTFNALEKDFVHSFPNIKLFPIGPLLPSAISDKHDLDDKSFGGHMFQSPTDNYQSWLDLQQDKSVIYVSFGSIMVLTETQKEEILQALRESGRPFLWVIREIKDEELNSLREKNCINEEIGMILPWCSQVEVLSHRATGCFVTHCGWNSTLESITSGVPVVGCPSFSEQKTNMKIIEELWGNGIRVKENEERVFLREEIRRCVDIVMGEEEQGNNIKINAMKWKSLATEAVKVGGSSHDNFLNFLEY, from the coding sequence ATGAATGGTAAAcatttcttgcttatttctctAGCAGCTCAGAGCCACATCAACCCTACTCTACAGCTCGCCAAGATCCTGGTGCGCCATGGTGCTAAAGTCACTTTTGCCACCACTTCCTCCGGTCTCAGTCGTCTCAACAACCTTCCTACACTTCCTGGCTTATCCTACGCCTCTTTCTCTGACGGTAGTGAGCAACGCAGTAGTGAATCAGAAGATGGGAAGAAAAAGGTTGATATCAACGACTACTTGTCTACCTTAGGGCGCGTCGGACCTCAAAATCTCACAAATCTTCTTCATCAACTATCGAATGATGGTTCTCCGGTGACATTCATAGTGTACACAGTGGTGTTACCATGGGTGGCAGAGGTAGCGCGTGACTTGCACATCCCATCAGCTTTTCTTTTCATTCAGTGTGCTATTGCATTCACAATCTTTCATCGCTTCTTTAATAGCCGTGATGGTCTCCATGCATATAAAGATGATTTTCGACTTGATGCTTCGATAAAATTACCTAATATGACCTTGTTCACTAGCCATGACATTCCTTCTTTCCTTTTACCCGGTAATGACTATCATTCCTCTATGACCCCTATTTTCAGAGAACACATACAGACCCTAGAAAAAGATCCCACTCCATGTGTTCTCATAAACACTTTCAATGCACTAGAAAAGGATTTTGTACATTCATTTCCTAATATCAAACTTTTCCCAATAGGACCCTTACTTCCATCAGCAATTTCAGATAAACATGACTTGGATGACAAGTCATTTGGCGGCCATATGTTTCAGTCCCCTACAGATAATTATCAGAGCTGGCTCGACTTGCAGCAAGACAAGTCAGTGATTTACGTGTCATTTGGAAGCATAATGGTGTTAACTGAAACccaaaaggaagaaattttgcaAGCTTTAAGGGAAAGTGGGAGACCTTTTTTGTGGGTCATACGCGAGATTAAGGATGAAGAACTAAATTCCTTAAGAGAGAAGAATTGTATTAATGAAGAAATAGGAATGATATTACCATGGTGTTCACAAGTGGAGGTTCTTAGCCACCGTGCGACAGGGTGTTTCGTGACACACTGTGGGTGGAACTCGACACTGGAGAGCATCACCAGCGGTGTGCCTGTGGTGGGGTGTCCAAGCTTCTCAGAGCAGAAGACGAATATGAAGATTATAGAGGAGCTATGGGGGAATGGAATAAGGGTAAAAGAGAATGAAGAAAGAGTGTTTTTGAGAGAAGAGATCAGGCGGTGTGTGGATATTGTGATGGGAGAAGAAGAACAAGgaaataatataaaaatcaatGCTATGAAATGGAAAAGTTTGGCAACTGAAGCTGTAAAGGTGGGTGGCTCTTCACATGacaattttctgaattttctggAATATTAA